A portion of the Elusimicrobiota bacterium genome contains these proteins:
- the ppa gene encoding Inorganic pyrophosphatase, with translation MKNTPYILVPPGNDIPRVVNAIVEIPKGSRNKFEVDKKTGLIRLDRYLFASSHYPGDYGFIPQTLAEDGDPLDVLVMVNEPTFSGCLIEARVIGLFKMKDDGKNDFKVLGVPHTDPLFAEYHELDDVPSHYLREVEHFFGTYKQLEGVPIEVKGWGKAADAIKEVKQSVERFKKP, from the coding sequence ATGAAAAATACTCCTTATATTCTCGTCCCTCCGGGGAACGATATTCCGCGTGTGGTCAATGCCATCGTTGAGATTCCCAAAGGCAGTCGCAATAAATTTGAAGTGGACAAAAAAACCGGTTTGATTCGACTTGATCGGTACCTGTTCGCTTCCAGCCATTACCCCGGTGATTACGGTTTCATCCCCCAAACCTTGGCCGAAGATGGAGACCCGCTGGACGTCCTGGTGATGGTGAATGAACCCACCTTCAGCGGCTGTTTAATTGAAGCGCGGGTGATTGGTCTTTTTAAAATGAAAGACGACGGGAAAAATGATTTTAAAGTGTTGGGCGTTCCCCACACGGATCCGTTATTTGCTGAATATCATGAACTGGATGACGTCCCCAGTCATTATTTACGCGAAGTGGAACATTTTTTCGGCACATACAAACAGCTGGAGGGAGTGCCCATTGAAGTGAAAGGTTGGGGAAAGGCCGCGGATGCCATTAAAGAAGTGAAACAGTCTGTGGAACGATTCAAGAAACCTTAA
- a CDS encoding Bifunctional xylanase/deacetylase, giving the protein MKTNLSGVLLLLWLSVSGLLAAPKPGDFLTQGPTKEKRMALTFDDGPGPNTPQFLDLLDRYNVKATFFLLGEQVRLRPEIAKMISEKGHELANHTMTHMNYNKRYRFNLTQVGDENKAREVTRQELVKDMIQAKDLIEKKSGQKIKILRMPYGIDRPWITAAAKEAGFVVVNWTYGTDWNSTTAEQEISGYVKAIKPGAVLLLHDGWPKSQKSLEITEAVIKAAKEKGFELVPLGELLGLTPK; this is encoded by the coding sequence GTCTGCTGGCCGCGCCCAAACCCGGGGATTTTCTAACCCAGGGTCCCACCAAAGAAAAACGGATGGCCTTGACTTTTGATGACGGCCCGGGCCCCAACACTCCTCAATTCTTGGATCTGTTGGACCGTTATAATGTTAAAGCCACTTTCTTTTTGTTGGGGGAGCAGGTCCGTTTGCGCCCTGAAATCGCGAAAATGATTTCAGAAAAAGGCCATGAATTGGCCAATCACACCATGACGCACATGAATTACAACAAACGGTATCGTTTCAACTTGACACAGGTAGGCGATGAAAACAAAGCACGTGAGGTGACCCGGCAAGAATTGGTCAAGGACATGATACAGGCCAAAGACCTCATTGAAAAAAAATCGGGTCAAAAGATAAAAATTCTGCGGATGCCCTATGGCATTGATCGACCGTGGATCACGGCGGCGGCCAAAGAGGCGGGTTTTGTTGTTGTGAATTGGACGTATGGCACGGATTGGAATTCCACCACCGCCGAACAAGAGATTTCAGGCTACGTTAAAGCCATCAAGCCGGGGGCTGTTCTATTGCTCCACGACGGCTGGCCCAAAAGCCAAAAGTCATTGGAAATAACCGAAGCGGTGATTAAAGCTGCAAAAGAAAAAGGATTCGAACTGGTCCCCCTGGGCGAACTCCTCGGTCTTACGCCGAAGTAA